A section of the Saliniramus fredricksonii genome encodes:
- a CDS encoding heme biosynthesis HemY N-terminal domain-containing protein, which produces MWRVLIYLAIIAALASGAVWLADQPGSVAFVWDGVSYSVGLAVAALALLVLVAALLLLEAVGRVLLNLPQRLSGAARERKKRKAIQALSRGMIAVGSGDENAARRHARDAERYLRNDEPLLLLLKAQAAQISGDRDKAEAVFQEMAQVQETQVLGLRGLYVEARRRGDADAAWKHASEAARLAPAVDWANEAVLEGLCARGDWRAAIDTVERRAALGLIDKPAAKRQRAVLLTADALARVEGDEDAALASAKEAVRLAPDLVPAATLAGRILGHRLELRKAGKILETAWQATPHPDLADAYTHLRAGDSALDRMKRAERLAMLSSWAPEGRIALVRAAIEAREFDTARKTLDPLLQEGRPTVRVCLLMAELARVESGSSAGAREWLARAVHAPRDKAWIADGVVSDRWSPISPVSGHLDAFRWETPPEMIAGKGSSVIDDVVGDLDDRARTPAGILGAPATGDVQAQTDAASAAEIIPPERGRSAQDGTGTAESASDAEVSGKQDEERKGDHSPGKPQAAPANEAAAAASPATGEAQAAALPQDTVAGSAEQATQAPSTSEPSTSEPIVAEPEAAGQAIPVPGTPERDAREAALQANAAAPQAPPSRPGITGGSVAADAPAMPEKQNPVGEADEARDVASDKSEGVRIQEARAQAVKTEAARSVAEGEFEHAAESKPDSKPEPKPDSAHGTRPAADESHSEADPEPGKPATGGEEIPSAGPNGEAPARLSEEERLERLSRPPDDPGVSPEEAEEAKKRKRSFFGSLFDS; this is translated from the coding sequence ATGTGGCGCGTCCTGATCTATCTCGCGATCATTGCAGCTCTCGCCTCCGGCGCCGTCTGGCTGGCCGACCAGCCCGGCAGCGTGGCCTTCGTCTGGGACGGGGTGAGCTATTCGGTGGGGCTTGCCGTGGCGGCTCTGGCCCTGCTCGTTCTGGTCGCGGCGCTTCTCCTCCTTGAGGCTGTCGGGCGGGTGCTGCTCAACCTTCCGCAGCGTCTCTCCGGCGCGGCACGCGAGCGCAAGAAGCGCAAGGCGATCCAGGCCCTGTCGCGCGGCATGATCGCCGTCGGCTCGGGCGACGAGAACGCCGCGCGCCGCCATGCCCGCGATGCCGAACGCTATTTGCGCAACGACGAGCCGCTGCTGCTGCTGCTCAAGGCGCAGGCCGCGCAGATCTCCGGTGATCGTGACAAGGCCGAGGCGGTGTTTCAGGAAATGGCGCAGGTGCAGGAGACGCAGGTTCTGGGTCTGCGTGGACTTTATGTCGAGGCGCGCCGGCGCGGTGATGCGGATGCAGCGTGGAAACACGCATCCGAGGCTGCGCGTCTCGCCCCGGCGGTGGACTGGGCCAACGAGGCCGTGCTCGAGGGGCTGTGCGCGCGCGGCGACTGGCGCGCGGCGATCGATACGGTGGAGCGCCGTGCCGCGCTCGGTCTGATCGACAAGCCGGCGGCCAAGCGCCAGCGCGCCGTGCTGCTCACCGCCGATGCGCTGGCCCGGGTCGAAGGCGACGAGGACGCGGCCCTGGCTTCCGCGAAGGAAGCGGTCCGGCTCGCGCCGGATCTGGTTCCCGCAGCCACGTTGGCCGGGCGCATCCTCGGGCACCGCCTGGAACTGCGCAAGGCGGGCAAGATCCTCGAAACCGCCTGGCAGGCCACGCCGCATCCCGATCTGGCCGATGCCTATACGCATCTGCGTGCGGGTGATTCGGCCCTCGACCGGATGAAGCGTGCGGAGCGCCTCGCCATGCTGTCGAGCTGGGCGCCGGAAGGGCGTATCGCGCTGGTGCGCGCCGCGATCGAGGCGCGGGAATTCGACACGGCCCGCAAGACCCTCGATCCCCTGCTGCAAGAGGGACGCCCGACCGTGCGGGTCTGCCTGTTGATGGCCGAACTCGCGCGGGTCGAATCGGGCTCCTCCGCCGGTGCGCGCGAATGGCTGGCGCGCGCGGTGCATGCGCCGCGCGACAAGGCCTGGATCGCCGATGGTGTCGTCTCCGACCGCTGGTCGCCGATTTCCCCGGTCTCCGGCCATCTCGACGCCTTCCGCTGGGAGACGCCGCCTGAAATGATCGCCGGCAAGGGTTCGAGCGTGATCGACGATGTGGTCGGCGATCTCGATGACCGGGCACGCACGCCGGCCGGCATTCTGGGAGCGCCGGCGACGGGCGACGTCCAGGCGCAAACGGATGCGGCATCCGCGGCCGAGATCATCCCGCCCGAGCGGGGCCGGTCGGCGCAGGACGGGACCGGTACAGCGGAATCGGCATCCGATGCCGAGGTGTCCGGCAAGCAGGATGAGGAGCGCAAGGGGGATCATTCTCCGGGAAAGCCGCAGGCGGCGCCGGCTAACGAGGCCGCCGCCGCCGCTTCACCCGCAACCGGCGAGGCGCAGGCCGCAGCGCTGCCGCAGGATACCGTTGCCGGCTCGGCAGAGCAGGCTACGCAAGCGCCTTCGACATCCGAGCCTTCGACATCCGAGCCGATCGTCGCCGAGCCGGAAGCAGCCGGACAGGCCATACCCGTACCCGGTACCCCCGAGCGCGATGCACGGGAAGCCGCGCTTCAAGCCAATGCCGCTGCCCCACAGGCGCCGCCGTCCAGGCCGGGCATCACGGGTGGGTCGGTCGCAGCCGATGCGCCGGCAATGCCGGAGAAGCAGAATCCGGTCGGCGAAGCCGACGAAGCGCGAGACGTTGCGTCCGACAAATCCGAAGGCGTCCGGATCCAGGAGGCGCGGGCGCAGGCGGTGAAGACCGAGGCCGCCCGTTCCGTGGCCGAGGGGGAGTTCGAGCACGCGGCTGAGTCCAAGCCGGATTCCAAGCCTGAGCCAAAGCCGGATTCCGCGCATGGGACCCGGCCCGCTGCGGACGAATCACACAGCGAGGCGGATCCGGAACCCGGCAAGCCGGCAACCGGGGGTGAGGAGATCCCATCCGCCGGCCCGAACGGCGAAGCGCCCGCCCGGTTGAGCGAGGAAGAGCGTCTGGAACGCCTCTCCCGCCCGCCGGACGATCCCGGTGTCAGCCCGGAAGAGGCGGAGGAAGCCAAAAAGCGCAAGCGCTCTTTCTTCGGCAGCCTGTTCGACAGCTGA
- a CDS encoding helix-turn-helix domain-containing protein, producing MELQRLFGANVRHHRKAKGWTLEQLAGKIGVSRETIGKIERGVAAPLFETAEKIAAALDVPAPVLFGANTTPGTGERARILTEINATLSRMNDDQLGRAAKMLRAFVE from the coding sequence ATGGAGCTTCAACGTCTTTTCGGTGCGAATGTCCGCCATCATCGCAAGGCGAAGGGCTGGACCCTTGAGCAGCTTGCCGGGAAAATTGGTGTTTCGCGCGAGACCATCGGCAAGATCGAGCGGGGCGTCGCCGCACCGCTTTTCGAAACGGCGGAGAAAATCGCTGCGGCGCTCGATGTCCCCGCGCCGGTGCTTTTCGGCGCCAACACCACGCCCGGCACCGGCGAGCGCGCGCGGATCCTGACCGAAATCAACGCCACCCTGTCGCGCATGAACGACGACCAGCTCGGCCGCGCCGCGAAGATGCTGCGGGCATTCGTGGAGTAG
- a CDS encoding SDR family oxidoreductase, whose amino-acid sequence MDMDIAGLRVLVTAGAGGIGLEIARAFAQEGAKVHVCDVDDEALDALQASDPQISASRTDVTDRKAVAALFDEAIDRLGGLDVLVNNAGIAGPTGRVEEINPEDWDRCLEVCLTSQFNCARLAVPHLRRSENASIINLSSAAGKLGFPLRSPYGAAKWGVIGFTKALAIELGEDGIRVNAVLPGLVAGDRIRRVLEGKAQARGMSYAEVEDQALAGVSLKTMVTARQIADQILFVCSPRGRTISGQSLSVCGDTRLLV is encoded by the coding sequence ATGGATATGGATATTGCCGGCCTGCGGGTTCTGGTCACGGCGGGTGCCGGGGGGATCGGCCTCGAAATCGCGCGCGCTTTCGCTCAGGAGGGCGCGAAGGTGCATGTCTGTGATGTCGATGACGAGGCGCTGGACGCGTTGCAGGCGAGCGATCCGCAAATCAGCGCGAGCCGCACCGACGTGACCGACCGCAAGGCCGTCGCCGCCCTGTTCGACGAGGCGATCGATCGTCTCGGCGGGCTCGACGTGCTGGTCAACAATGCCGGCATTGCCGGGCCGACGGGGCGCGTCGAAGAGATCAACCCGGAGGATTGGGATCGCTGTCTGGAGGTCTGCCTGACCAGCCAGTTCAATTGCGCGCGCCTCGCCGTGCCGCATCTGCGCCGGAGCGAAAACGCCTCGATCATCAATCTCTCATCGGCTGCGGGCAAGCTCGGCTTTCCCCTGCGTTCGCCATACGGCGCAGCAAAATGGGGGGTGATCGGCTTTACCAAGGCGCTCGCCATCGAGCTCGGCGAGGATGGGATCCGCGTCAATGCGGTGCTGCCGGGACTCGTCGCGGGTGATCGCATCCGCCGCGTGCTCGAAGGCAAGGCGCAGGCACGCGGAATGAGCTATGCAGAGGTCGAGGACCAGGCGCTCGCCGGCGTCTCGCTCAAGACCATGGTGACCGCGCGTCAGATCGCCGATCAGATCCTGTTCGTCTGCTCGCCGCGCGGGCGCACCATCTCGGGCCAGTCGCTCTCGGTCTGCGGCGATACGCGGTTGCTGGTCTGA
- a CDS encoding 3-hydroxyacyl-CoA dehydrogenase gives MSEDRADTSLDADGKEWVASGRVAIIGAGLIGRAWAMIFARAGWEAVLYDTDQAARADAPGLCRQGLAILAGHGLCDDPAAAAARIRVAGDLKQAVAGADHVQENGPERLEVKKALFAELDALCAPDTVIASSTSAIQCSLFTENLPHRARCLVAHPVNPPHLIPVVELSGAPWTDPQVIAKARAMFAAIGQAPVEVRREVDGFILNRLQAALLTEAFRLVAEGYVSPQDLDTTVSQGLGLRWSFMGPFETIDLNAPGGVADYCARYGPFFARFAASQAGPETWQDPALATALAAVAEARGRAPGEAPDPQHHSRLSAWRDGRLAALVAHKSGMPEPDDL, from the coding sequence ATGAGCGAAGACCGGGCCGATACGAGCCTTGATGCGGATGGGAAAGAGTGGGTGGCGTCCGGCAGGGTCGCGATCATCGGGGCCGGGCTGATCGGGCGAGCCTGGGCGATGATCTTCGCGCGGGCCGGCTGGGAGGCCGTGCTCTACGACACGGATCAGGCGGCACGCGCCGATGCGCCCGGGCTCTGTCGGCAGGGCCTCGCCATCCTCGCCGGCCACGGCCTGTGCGACGATCCCGCCGCCGCCGCCGCACGCATCCGGGTCGCCGGCGATCTGAAGCAGGCGGTGGCGGGTGCCGATCATGTTCAGGAAAACGGGCCCGAGCGGCTCGAAGTGAAAAAGGCGCTGTTTGCCGAACTCGACGCCTTGTGCGCACCCGATACGGTGATCGCTTCCTCGACCTCCGCGATCCAGTGCTCGCTCTTCACCGAGAATCTCCCGCACCGGGCTCGCTGCCTGGTGGCGCATCCGGTCAATCCGCCCCACCTGATCCCGGTGGTCGAATTGTCCGGCGCGCCATGGACCGATCCGCAGGTGATCGCGAAGGCGCGGGCGATGTTCGCCGCGATCGGGCAGGCGCCAGTCGAGGTGCGGCGGGAAGTGGACGGCTTCATTCTCAACCGGCTCCAGGCGGCGCTCCTGACCGAGGCCTTTCGGCTCGTTGCGGAAGGCTATGTGAGCCCGCAGGATCTCGACACCACCGTCTCGCAGGGGCTCGGCCTGCGCTGGTCCTTCATGGGGCCGTTCGAGACCATCGATCTGAACGCGCCGGGCGGCGTCGCGGATTACTGCGCGCGCTACGGGCCGTTCTTCGCGCGCTTCGCGGCATCGCAGGCCGGGCCTGAGACCTGGCAGGATCCGGCCCTCGCAACCGCCCTGGCTGCAGTTGCCGAGGCGCGGGGGCGCGCGCCCGGTGAGGCTCCCGATCCGCAACACCATTCCCGGCTAAGCGCCTGGCGGGACGGTCGGCTCGCGGCGCTTGTGGCCCACAAGTCTGGCATGCCCGAGCCGGATGATCTTTGA
- a CDS encoding TRAP transporter substrate-binding protein: MKNLLAGTAIIAIAGVVAVGTPTAAQSQEFDLTFQSTWSAADPHHHNFERWAAEVEKNTSGRVVIETLPDGSVVPAFEVLDAVSDAVIDGGHAWSGYWVGKNRASVMVSSGPGGPFGMDPVDYWGWQWLGGGREVNNDFFQNVLNADVEWMPAGSSGPQSFGWYNKELASAEDLEGLRLRIPGIPGEMYGDMGLSVITLPGGEIVPAGERGVIDAAEFVNPYHDEALGFEDVWSIHYAPAYHETVTVMEVLFNKEIWDSIPEDLQNIILATTQSHFFYWETHKMTQNRNAMERLTEAGVEFRRTPDDILAESLDVWHTILETEYNDNPAFKAIADSQLAYAERNVVARRILEPDWKAIADVYWAPGGLVESGMFEMDYTAPDYYSLFQPD, translated from the coding sequence ATGAAAAATCTGCTTGCCGGAACGGCGATCATCGCCATCGCCGGGGTCGTCGCCGTCGGAACGCCGACTGCGGCCCAATCCCAGGAATTCGATCTCACCTTCCAGTCCACCTGGTCTGCAGCCGACCCGCACCACCATAATTTCGAGCGCTGGGCCGCCGAGGTCGAGAAGAACACCTCCGGCCGCGTCGTCATCGAGACGCTGCCCGACGGTTCCGTCGTCCCCGCCTTCGAGGTGCTGGATGCCGTAAGTGATGCCGTCATCGATGGCGGGCATGCCTGGTCCGGTTACTGGGTCGGCAAGAACCGCGCCTCCGTGATGGTCTCCTCCGGTCCCGGTGGTCCCTTCGGCATGGATCCCGTGGATTACTGGGGCTGGCAGTGGCTCGGTGGTGGTCGTGAGGTCAATAACGACTTCTTCCAGAATGTCCTGAACGCGGATGTCGAATGGATGCCCGCGGGCAGTTCCGGGCCGCAGAGCTTCGGCTGGTACAACAAGGAACTTGCATCCGCCGAAGATCTCGAGGGTCTGCGCCTGCGCATTCCCGGCATTCCGGGCGAGATGTACGGTGATATGGGGCTTTCGGTCATCACCCTTCCCGGTGGTGAAATTGTGCCCGCCGGTGAGCGCGGCGTGATCGATGCCGCCGAGTTCGTGAACCCCTATCACGATGAGGCGCTCGGCTTCGAGGATGTCTGGAGCATCCACTACGCCCCGGCCTACCACGAAACCGTCACCGTGATGGAAGTGCTGTTCAACAAGGAAATCTGGGATTCCATACCCGAGGACCTGCAGAACATCATCCTGGCCACGACCCAGTCGCATTTCTTCTACTGGGAAACCCACAAGATGACCCAGAATCGGAACGCCATGGAGCGTCTGACGGAAGCCGGCGTCGAGTTCCGGCGGACGCCGGATGACATCCTCGCCGAGTCGCTGGATGTCTGGCACACGATTCTCGAGACCGAGTACAACGACAATCCGGCCTTCAAGGCGATCGCCGACAGCCAGCTGGCCTATGCGGAGCGCAACGTCGTCGCGCGCCGCATTCTGGAGCCTGACTGGAAGGCCATTGCCGACGTCTACTGGGCGCCGGGCGGTCTGGTCGAGAGCGGCATGTTCGAGATGGACTACACCGCTCCGGATTACTACTCCCTCTTCCAGCCTGATTGA
- a CDS encoding TRAP transporter small permease subunit, with protein MTFPTIVRTTTRAIDTFTLWTGRVVAWFAVVLMFAIVYHVILRYGFEAPTIWAYDITYMLYGSMFMLGSAYCLLKGGHVRTDFLYNRWSPRTQGVVDTIAYVVLFFPAMYLFFDASYIYAERSWEQLERGFYSPWAPPIYPFKTAIPLGIAFMILQGVSELLKSLHAAVYGRWP; from the coding sequence ATGACCTTTCCCACCATCGTCCGGACCACGACGCGGGCGATCGACACCTTCACGCTCTGGACGGGGCGCGTTGTTGCCTGGTTCGCCGTCGTCCTGATGTTCGCCATCGTCTACCATGTGATCCTGCGCTACGGCTTCGAGGCGCCGACGATCTGGGCCTACGACATCACCTACATGCTCTACGGTTCGATGTTCATGCTGGGCTCGGCCTATTGTCTGCTCAAGGGCGGCCATGTCCGCACGGACTTTCTCTATAACCGCTGGTCGCCGCGCACGCAGGGCGTGGTTGATACCATCGCCTATGTGGTGCTGTTCTTCCCCGCCATGTATCTGTTCTTCGACGCCAGCTACATCTACGCCGAGCGTTCCTGGGAGCAGCTCGAACGTGGCTTCTATTCACCCTGGGCGCCGCCGATCTATCCCTTCAAGACGGCCATACCCTTGGGCATAGCGTTCATGATCCTGCAGGGAGTATCCGAGTTGCTGAAATCGCTGCATGCGGCTGTCTACGGGAGATGGCCATGA
- a CDS encoding TRAP transporter large permease — MMFEMIPTEYLGLIMLGLLLVTIFIGFPIAFTLMLLAVVFGYLGMEHRVFRLMVSQTFGIMQQEVLAAIPLFVLMGFFLERTGLMERLFRALQLAMGGLPGSLYLVTLLVATIFATATGIIGASVTVIGLLAVPVMLKYGYYPRLAAGVVCAGGTLGILIPPSIMLVLMAPVMGVSVLHLFAGAIIPGLMLAGMHIVYAMFRALKNPALGPPLPVEERAANWWVVVKELILGFVPAALLMFFALGTILLGIATPTEAAALGAFGALVMTALYGSMTWKMFKECIMSTLQTSAMILFLAVSANIYAAVFSRLGSGVLVTDWFLNMPLEPFWIVVMMMILIFLLAWPLEWPAIVLIFLPILTPVVRELEIDLVWFGILVAVNLQSAFLSPPVAMAAYYLKGAVPILKLSDIYIGMLQFNVIQNLAVVIILIFPAIALWLPRVVYG; from the coding sequence ATGATGTTCGAGATGATTCCCACCGAGTATCTCGGCCTGATCATGTTGGGCCTGCTCCTCGTGACCATCTTCATCGGCTTCCCGATCGCCTTTACCCTGATGCTCCTCGCCGTGGTTTTCGGCTATTTGGGCATGGAACACCGGGTCTTCCGGCTGATGGTCTCCCAGACATTCGGGATCATGCAGCAGGAGGTGCTCGCGGCAATTCCGCTCTTCGTGCTGATGGGCTTCTTCCTCGAGCGAACGGGCTTGATGGAGCGATTGTTCAGGGCGCTTCAGCTCGCCATGGGCGGCCTGCCCGGCTCGCTCTATCTCGTCACGCTTCTCGTCGCCACGATCTTCGCCACAGCGACCGGCATCATCGGTGCATCGGTGACGGTGATCGGCCTTCTCGCCGTGCCGGTCATGCTGAAATACGGCTATTATCCGCGTCTTGCAGCCGGTGTGGTCTGTGCGGGCGGAACCCTGGGGATCCTGATCCCGCCATCGATCATGCTGGTGCTGATGGCGCCGGTGATGGGCGTCTCGGTGCTGCATCTGTTTGCGGGTGCGATCATACCTGGTCTGATGCTTGCCGGCATGCACATCGTCTATGCCATGTTCCGGGCCCTGAAGAATCCTGCGCTCGGCCCGCCCTTGCCCGTCGAAGAGCGGGCGGCGAACTGGTGGGTCGTGGTCAAGGAACTGATCCTCGGCTTCGTCCCGGCGGCTCTGCTGATGTTCTTTGCGCTGGGTACGATCCTTCTGGGGATCGCCACGCCGACCGAGGCCGCGGCTTTGGGCGCCTTCGGTGCGCTGGTGATGACGGCGCTGTACGGGTCGATGACCTGGAAGATGTTCAAGGAGTGCATCATGAGCACTCTGCAGACATCGGCCATGATCCTTTTCCTGGCCGTGTCCGCGAATATCTACGCCGCCGTGTTCTCCCGTCTGGGCAGTGGCGTTCTGGTCACGGACTGGTTCCTCAACATGCCGCTGGAGCCATTCTGGATCGTCGTGATGATGATGATCCTGATCTTCCTGCTGGCATGGCCGCTGGAATGGCCGGCCATCGTGCTGATCTTCCTCCCGATCCTCACGCCCGTCGTGCGCGAGCTGGAGATTGATCTCGTCTGGTTCGGCATTCTCGTCGCAGTGAACCTGCAATCGGCCTTCCTCTCGCCACCTGTGGCGATGGCAGCCTATTATCTGAAGGGGGCGGTTCCGATATTGAAGCTGTCGGACATCTATATCGGCATGCTGCAATTCAACGTTATCCAGAACCTCGCCGTCGTAATTATCCTGATCTTCCCCGCCATCGCGCTCTGGCTGCCAAGGGTGGTCTACGGATGA